Proteins encoded in a region of the Synechococcus sp. BIOS-U3-1 genome:
- the psaA gene encoding photosystem I core protein PsaA: MTISPPERGSTAKTQVEKVDNPATFELFGKPGHFDRALAKGPKTTTWVWNLHANAHDFDSHTSDLEEVSRKIFSAHFGHLAVIFIWLSGAFFHGAHFSNFSGWLADPTHVKPSAQVVWPIFGQEILNGDMGAGFQGIQITSGLFHVWRAWGITNETQLMSLAIGALVMAGLMLNAGVFHYHKAAPKLEWFQNVESMLNHHLSGLLGLGSLSWTGHLLHVSLPTTKLMDAIDAGQPLVLNGKTIASVADIPLPHEFLNQDLLAQLYPGFGAGIGAFFNGNWAAYSDFLTFKGGINPVTGSMWMTDIAHHHLAIAVLFIVAGHMYRTNWGIGHSIKEILEGQKGDPLLFPATKGHDGLFEFMINSWHAQLALNLAMLGSLSIIVAQHMYAMPPYPYMSIDYPTQIGLFTHHMWIGGFLIVGASAHAAIAMIRDYDPAKHVDNVLDRVLKARDALISHLNWVCIWLGFHSFGLYIHNDTMRALGRPQDMFSDSAIQLRPVFAQWIQGLHAAAAGSTAPNALAGVSEVFNGSVVAVGGKVAAAPIPLGTADFMVHHIHAFTIHVTVLILLKGVLYARNSRLIPDKANLGFRFSCDGPGRGGTCQVSAWDHVFLGLFWMYNSLSIVIFHFSWKMQSDVWGAVRPDGSVQYLTNGNFANSAITINGWLRDFLWAQAVQVINSYGSNTAGYGIMFLGGHFIWAFSLMFLFSGRGYWQELIESIVWAHNKLRVAPGIQPRALSIIQGRAVGVAHYLLGGITVTWSFFHAHILVVGG, translated from the coding sequence ATGACCATCAGCCCACCAGAGCGTGGGAGCACCGCGAAGACTCAGGTCGAAAAGGTCGACAATCCAGCGACCTTCGAACTGTTCGGTAAGCCCGGACATTTTGACCGAGCCCTCGCGAAAGGTCCCAAAACCACCACATGGGTTTGGAACCTCCACGCCAACGCTCACGATTTCGACAGCCATACGAGTGACCTTGAGGAGGTTTCTCGGAAGATCTTTAGTGCTCACTTCGGCCATTTGGCCGTGATCTTCATCTGGCTGAGTGGTGCCTTTTTCCACGGCGCCCACTTCTCCAACTTTTCCGGCTGGCTCGCCGATCCCACCCATGTGAAGCCAAGCGCTCAGGTGGTTTGGCCGATTTTTGGCCAGGAAATCCTCAACGGCGACATGGGTGCTGGTTTCCAGGGCATCCAGATCACTTCCGGTCTCTTCCATGTTTGGAGGGCCTGGGGGATCACCAACGAGACGCAGTTGATGTCTCTCGCCATTGGTGCTCTGGTGATGGCCGGCCTGATGCTGAATGCAGGCGTTTTCCACTATCACAAGGCAGCTCCAAAGCTTGAGTGGTTCCAGAACGTTGAGTCGATGCTCAACCACCACCTCTCTGGTCTGCTGGGCCTGGGCTCACTGTCCTGGACCGGTCACCTGCTGCATGTGTCCCTGCCCACTACGAAGTTGATGGATGCCATCGACGCCGGCCAGCCGCTGGTGTTGAACGGCAAGACCATTGCTTCTGTGGCAGATATCCCCCTTCCCCACGAATTCCTAAATCAGGATTTGTTGGCTCAGCTTTATCCGGGATTCGGCGCCGGCATCGGTGCGTTTTTCAACGGCAACTGGGCTGCGTACAGCGATTTCCTCACCTTTAAGGGTGGGATTAATCCTGTAACCGGAAGCATGTGGATGACCGATATCGCTCATCACCATCTGGCTATCGCGGTGTTGTTCATCGTGGCCGGGCATATGTACCGGACCAACTGGGGAATTGGACACTCCATTAAGGAGATCCTCGAGGGTCAGAAAGGCGATCCTCTGCTCTTTCCTGCAACAAAGGGCCATGACGGCCTGTTCGAGTTCATGATCAATAGCTGGCATGCCCAGCTGGCCCTGAACCTTGCAATGCTCGGCTCCCTGAGCATCATCGTTGCTCAGCACATGTACGCGATGCCCCCCTATCCGTACATGTCGATTGACTACCCGACTCAGATCGGTCTGTTCACCCATCACATGTGGATTGGTGGTTTCCTGATCGTCGGAGCTTCAGCTCACGCAGCCATCGCGATGATTCGCGATTACGACCCTGCCAAGCATGTAGACAACGTGCTGGACAGAGTCCTCAAGGCCCGTGACGCTCTGATCAGCCACCTCAACTGGGTGTGCATCTGGCTTGGCTTCCACAGCTTTGGCCTGTACATCCATAACGACACGATGCGTGCTCTGGGTCGTCCCCAGGACATGTTTAGTGATTCCGCGATTCAGCTCAGGCCCGTTTTTGCTCAGTGGATTCAGGGTCTGCACGCTGCAGCTGCCGGTAGCACTGCTCCCAACGCGCTTGCTGGCGTCAGTGAAGTGTTTAACGGTTCAGTTGTGGCTGTTGGTGGCAAGGTCGCTGCGGCTCCGATTCCTCTGGGCACAGCGGACTTTATGGTCCACCACATTCACGCCTTCACGATTCACGTGACGGTGCTGATTCTCCTGAAGGGCGTTCTTTATGCCCGTAATTCCCGTCTGATTCCAGATAAAGCCAACCTCGGTTTCCGCTTTTCCTGTGATGGACCGGGCCGCGGTGGCACCTGCCAGGTGTCTGCTTGGGACCATGTCTTCCTGGGTCTCTTCTGGATGTACAACTCCTTGTCGATCGTCATTTTCCACTTCTCCTGGAAAATGCAGAGCGACGTCTGGGGTGCGGTGAGGCCTGATGGCTCAGTCCAGTACCTCACTAATGGCAACTTCGCGAACAGTGCCATCACCATCAACGGATGGTTGCGAGATTTCCTGTGGGCTCAGGCTGTGCAGGTGATCAATAGCTACGGCTCCAATACGGCCGGCTACGGAATCATGTTCCTTGGTGGTCACTTCATCTGGGCTTTCAGCCTGATGTTCCTTTTCAGTGGCCGCGGCTACTGGCAGGAACTGATCGAGTCCATCGTTTGGGCTCACAACAAGCTGAGGGTGGCCCCTGGCATCCAGCCTCGCGCGCTGTCCATCATCCAGGGCCGTGCTGTTGGTGTTGCTCACTATCTGTTGGGCGGTATCACAGTTACGTGGTCCTTCTTCCACGCCCACATCCTTGTGGTGGGCGGATGA
- a CDS encoding cupin, with the protein MLSSATDRQASSAQAQYFSYGEAANPIRSGLTGAVPYRSFSPAFFAKNGSAVMALDLSTELQCAGPATGPSLSANFIRLDGDELRTAAIATSQLFFVADGQGDTEACGEHFQWSKGDMLVLPAGGDAIHSCSGKAALYWVHDAPLLRYLGVTPSETRFEPTFYSHRDSQGRLAEIASSPSGARANRVSVLLGNSAFPQTRTVSHTLWAMLGILPAGQEQKPHRHQSIALDFAVDCRPGCYTLIGTELDDQGNILRPHREDWAAGAAFVTPPGYWHSHHNESGADAYVLPIQDAGLHTYLRTLDILFSG; encoded by the coding sequence ATGTTGAGCAGCGCAACAGATCGCCAAGCGTCGTCCGCCCAAGCTCAGTATTTCTCCTATGGCGAAGCTGCCAATCCAATTCGCAGCGGACTAACGGGAGCCGTCCCTTACCGCTCCTTTTCGCCGGCCTTCTTTGCCAAAAACGGCAGTGCAGTGATGGCTTTGGACCTCAGCACTGAACTGCAGTGCGCTGGACCCGCCACCGGCCCGTCTCTGAGCGCCAACTTCATTCGACTGGATGGCGACGAACTACGCACTGCCGCTATCGCAACAAGCCAGTTGTTCTTTGTGGCCGATGGCCAAGGAGATACTGAAGCCTGCGGCGAGCACTTCCAATGGAGCAAGGGCGACATGCTCGTTCTACCGGCCGGTGGAGACGCTATCCACAGCTGCTCTGGAAAGGCGGCTCTCTATTGGGTGCACGATGCACCCTTACTGCGTTATCTGGGTGTCACTCCCAGTGAAACTCGTTTTGAGCCAACGTTTTACAGCCATCGTGATAGCCAGGGTCGTCTCGCTGAGATCGCTTCCAGTCCAAGCGGAGCCCGAGCTAACCGAGTCAGCGTGCTGTTGGGAAACTCAGCGTTCCCACAGACAAGAACGGTCAGCCACACCCTCTGGGCCATGCTTGGGATTCTTCCTGCCGGCCAGGAACAGAAGCCTCATCGACATCAATCGATCGCCCTGGATTTCGCCGTGGACTGCAGGCCCGGTTGTTACACCCTGATTGGTACTGAGCTTGATGATCAGGGAAACATCCTCCGCCCACACCGTGAAGACTGGGCAGCTGGTGCCGCTTTCGTGACTCCACCGGGCTATTGGCATTCCCACCACAACGAGTCGGGTGCGGATGCATATGTGCTGCCGATTCAGGACGCAGGCCTACACACCTACCTACGGACGCTCGACATTCTTTTTAGCGGCTGA
- the psaB gene encoding photosystem I core protein PsaB, which translates to MATKFPSFSQGLAQDPTTRRIWYGIATAHDFESHDGMTEERLYQKLFSTHFGHLAIIGLWVSGNLFHIAWQGNFEQWVTDPLHVKPIAHAIWDPHFGQGAITAFTQAGATSPVNIAYSGLYHWFYTIGMTTNAELYQGSIFMMILSAWALFAGWLHLQPKFRPSLAWFKNAESRLNHHLAVLFGFSSIAWTGHLVHVAIPEARGQHVGWDNFLSVMPHPAGLGPFFTGNWGVYAQNPDSMGQIFGTAEGSGTAILTFLGGFHPQTEALWLTDIAHHHLAIGCIFVIAGHMYRTNFGIGHSIKEILEAHNPPKGTPGDLGAGHKGLYDTLNNSLHMQLGLALASLGVVTSLVAQHMYAMPSYAFIAKAYTTQAALYTHHQYIAIFLMCGAFAHGAIFFIRDYDPEANKDNVLARMLEHKEAIISHLSWITLFLGFHTLGLYVHNDVVVAFGTPEKQILVEPVFAQFVQAASGKAIYGFDVLLSNSGGAAANANAAYMGGWMDAINGNTDVFLPIGPGDFMVHHAIALGLHTTTLILVKGALDARGSKLMPDKKDFGYSFPCDGPGRGGTCDISAWDAFYLAVFWALNTIGWVTFYWHWKHLAIWQGNVAQFNESSTYLMGWFRDYLWLNSSQLINGYNPFGSNNLAVWAWMFLFGHLVWATGFMFLISWRGYWQELIETIVWAHQRTPLANLVGWRDKPVALSIVQARVVGLAHFTIGYILTYAAFLIASTSGKFG; encoded by the coding sequence ATGGCAACGAAATTTCCTTCGTTCAGCCAGGGTCTGGCACAGGACCCGACAACCCGCCGCATTTGGTACGGGATCGCCACGGCTCACGACTTCGAGAGCCATGACGGAATGACGGAGGAGAGGCTTTACCAAAAGCTCTTCTCCACCCATTTCGGGCATCTCGCGATCATTGGCTTGTGGGTTTCGGGAAACCTGTTCCATATCGCCTGGCAGGGCAACTTTGAACAGTGGGTCACCGACCCTCTGCACGTGAAGCCCATTGCTCACGCAATCTGGGATCCCCACTTTGGTCAAGGCGCCATCACCGCCTTTACCCAAGCGGGGGCCACATCACCAGTGAATATTGCCTACTCAGGCCTTTACCACTGGTTCTACACAATCGGCATGACGACCAATGCCGAGCTCTATCAGGGTTCCATCTTCATGATGATCCTGTCGGCTTGGGCACTTTTCGCCGGTTGGCTGCACCTGCAGCCCAAGTTCCGCCCCTCACTTGCCTGGTTCAAGAATGCTGAATCACGCCTGAACCATCACCTGGCTGTCCTCTTCGGTTTCAGCTCCATCGCCTGGACAGGACACCTGGTGCATGTGGCGATTCCCGAAGCTCGCGGTCAGCACGTTGGCTGGGACAACTTCCTGAGTGTGATGCCTCATCCCGCCGGTCTTGGGCCCTTCTTCACCGGCAACTGGGGTGTATATGCGCAGAACCCAGATTCCATGGGTCAGATCTTCGGTACTGCCGAAGGTTCAGGAACTGCGATTCTCACTTTCCTTGGTGGTTTTCATCCTCAGACTGAGGCCCTATGGCTGACTGATATTGCTCATCACCATCTTGCGATTGGCTGCATTTTTGTGATTGCCGGTCATATGTACCGGACCAATTTCGGAATCGGTCATTCCATTAAGGAGATTCTCGAAGCTCACAATCCACCCAAGGGCACTCCTGGTGATCTCGGTGCTGGTCACAAGGGTCTTTATGACACCTTGAACAACAGCCTTCATATGCAGCTCGGCTTGGCTCTTGCCTCGCTGGGTGTGGTCACTTCATTGGTGGCTCAGCACATGTATGCCATGCCTTCATATGCCTTTATTGCCAAGGCATATACGACGCAGGCTGCTCTGTATACCCACCACCAGTACATCGCCATCTTCTTGATGTGTGGTGCGTTTGCTCATGGAGCAATCTTCTTCATCCGTGACTACGACCCCGAAGCCAACAAGGACAATGTCCTGGCCAGGATGCTCGAGCACAAAGAAGCGATCATCAGCCATCTGAGCTGGATCACTCTTTTCCTTGGCTTCCATACTTTGGGTCTGTACGTCCACAACGATGTTGTTGTGGCGTTCGGAACGCCTGAGAAGCAGATTCTGGTTGAGCCCGTCTTTGCACAGTTCGTTCAAGCCGCATCCGGCAAGGCGATCTATGGCTTCGATGTGCTGCTCTCCAACTCCGGTGGAGCTGCTGCCAATGCCAACGCTGCCTACATGGGTGGCTGGATGGATGCCATCAACGGGAACACAGACGTGTTCTTGCCGATCGGCCCTGGTGACTTCATGGTTCACCATGCCATCGCGTTGGGACTGCACACCACAACCCTGATTCTTGTCAAAGGTGCTCTGGATGCCCGTGGCTCCAAGCTCATGCCGGACAAGAAAGACTTTGGTTACTCCTTCCCCTGTGATGGCCCTGGTCGTGGTGGCACTTGTGACATCTCTGCCTGGGATGCCTTCTATCTGGCTGTCTTCTGGGCTTTGAACACGATTGGTTGGGTGACCTTCTACTGGCATTGGAAGCACCTGGCGATCTGGCAAGGCAACGTTGCTCAGTTCAATGAGTCCAGCACCTACCTGATGGGTTGGTTCCGTGACTACCTCTGGCTGAATTCCTCCCAGTTGATTAACGGTTACAACCCCTTCGGCAGCAATAACCTCGCCGTCTGGGCTTGGATGTTCCTGTTCGGCCACCTTGTCTGGGCAACAGGATTCATGTTCCTGATCTCCTGGCGTGGTTACTGGCAGGAGCTGATCGAGACCATCGTCTGGGCTCATCAGCGCACTCCGCTTGCCAATCTGGTGGGCTGGCGCGATAAGCCAGTAGCTCTGTCCATTGTTCAGGCTCGTGTTGTGGGTCTCGCCCACTTCACGATTGGCTACATCCTCACGTACGCCGCCTTCCTGATTGCATCGACCTCCGGCAAGTTCGGCTGA